The following is a genomic window from Streptomyces lincolnensis.
GTCGCCGCCGTCGCGCAGGTCGAGCGCCTCGCCCAGGCCCGTCGAGGCCCCCGCCGGTGCGATGGCCCGCCCGATCGCGCCGTCCGCCAGGTGGGCTTCGACCTCGACGGTCGGCCGACCACGTGAATCCCACACCCTGCGGCCGTGGAGTTTGGCGATCCGCGCGTCTGTCATGGCGGTGCAACCTTTCGGAGTTCGGACGATCGGGGGAGGACGGGGCCCGTACCCGGGCCGGTCACTGCGGCGAGGACGGGGTGGGGTCGCATCAGCGGTGCGGCTTCCGGACGGGCACCGGGGGCAAAGGGCGATGACGAGGGTTGCTCATTCATCGCGGCAGGAATGCTAACGATAGCGCAATCGTGCGAAGCGCCGGCGTGGATGTCAAGGGGGCAGGTAGCGCTATGTGCCTGTGGGCGGGCAGTTTGCGCCCCCTTGTTGGCTCACCGCCGGGCCGGTGCTATCGTTCGCACAATTCCGTTCCGGCGATGACTCCGACGGACCCGCGCTCTTCCTGGACGGACGGACAGCACAGGAAGAGGCGGGTCCGCCGGGCCGGGCCGCGGCCGAAGAGAAAGTGAGCCCGATATGGCACCCGAGCCTTCTGCGGCGCCGATGACCCTCACCACCGTGGTGGCCAGTACGCGTCCCGGACGGGTGGGCAGGTCCGTCGCGGACTGGTTCTCTGCCCGGGCGGCCGAGTGCGACGAGTTCGAGTCGCACACCGTCGACCTGCGGGAACTCGCCCTGCCCTTCTTCGACGAGCCGCATCCGCCCGCCCTGCGTCAGTACACGAAGAGCCACACCCGTGAGTGGAGCCGGATCGTCGACGCGTCGGACGCGTTCGTGTTCGTCACCCCGGAGTACAACGGCGGTTTCCCCGCCCCGTTGAAGAACGCGTGGGACTACCTCGTCGTGGAGTGGCGGCACAAGCCGGCCGGCTTCGTGAGCTACGGAGGTGTCTCGGCGGGCACCCGGGCGGTTCAGATGGGCAAGCAGGTCGTCGCGAACCTGAGGATGCTGCCGATCGGTCCGACCGTGAGCATCCCGTTCGTCAACGAGTGCGTCGAGGAAGGGGCCTTCCGGCCCGGCAAGATTCACGAGGCCGCTGCCGAGCAGGTGCTCGACGAGCTGGTGCGCACCGCCCGCGTC
Proteins encoded in this region:
- a CDS encoding NADPH-dependent FMN reductase, which encodes MTLTTVVASTRPGRVGRSVADWFSARAAECDEFESHTVDLRELALPFFDEPHPPALRQYTKSHTREWSRIVDASDAFVFVTPEYNGGFPAPLKNAWDYLVVEWRHKPAGFVSYGGVSAGTRAVQMGKQVVANLRMLPIGPTVSIPFVNECVEEGAFRPGKIHEAAAEQVLDELVRTARVMRRLRSGTY